In Natrinema amylolyticum, the following are encoded in one genomic region:
- a CDS encoding SDR family NAD(P)-dependent oxidoreductase: MDDQTAIVTGGTRGIGRAVAEAFAADGATVVVGARDADEVEDTVDALEDAGTTAAGLRTDVRDEYDVERLAETASRTGEAAGIDIVVPAAGVYHGEAGATPTDDESYSAFDDHWRTNGRGVYATIRESLPHLNDDARVLVPTGSVARDGTSGYGSYAISKATAEAVARGFAADTEYVVGCLDPGVVATALSGGNGRDPDAVAPMFVWAATEAESTVVDEEIVGLREWKRATR, encoded by the coding sequence ATGGACGACCAGACGGCCATCGTGACCGGTGGAACGCGCGGCATCGGACGCGCCGTCGCCGAGGCGTTCGCTGCCGACGGAGCGACCGTCGTCGTCGGCGCTCGAGACGCCGACGAGGTCGAGGACACCGTCGACGCGCTCGAGGATGCGGGTACCACCGCGGCGGGGCTCAGGACCGACGTTCGCGACGAGTACGATGTCGAGCGGCTGGCCGAGACCGCCTCGCGGACGGGCGAGGCGGCCGGCATCGATATCGTCGTTCCCGCGGCGGGCGTCTATCACGGCGAGGCGGGGGCGACGCCGACCGACGACGAATCGTATTCCGCGTTCGACGATCACTGGCGGACGAACGGTCGCGGCGTGTACGCGACGATCCGGGAGTCGCTCCCGCACCTGAACGACGATGCGCGAGTGCTCGTGCCGACGGGCTCGGTCGCTCGAGACGGAACATCGGGGTACGGCTCCTACGCGATTTCGAAGGCGACCGCGGAGGCGGTAGCGCGGGGCTTCGCCGCCGACACCGAGTACGTGGTGGGGTGTCTGGACCCCGGCGTCGTCGCGACGGCGCTCTCGGGCGGGAACGGCCGCGATCCGGACGCCGTCGCGCCGATGTTCGTTTGGGCGGCGACCGAGGCGGAGTCGACGGTCGTGGACGAGGAGATCGTCGGCCTGCGCGAGTGGAAGCGAGCGACGCGGTAG